Genomic window (Pseudomonas azadiae):
CGACTTGAGCTGGTTGTCCTGCAACTTGCCGACCAATTGGTCCAGGGTGGCGACCTGGTAGTGGTGCTCGGCCGGCTCCAGCTGATCCCAGTGCAGGTCCAGGCGTACCCACTGCAGGCCCAAGGCCTTGAGGCGGTCGATCTGCATCTGATAACGCGCGGGGCTGAACCACAGGAACTGCGCATTCACCCCCAGAAAATCCTTCCACACCACGACCTTGCTGCCCTTGAGCACATGGTTCTCGGCGTCGGCCGGGCGGCCCCAGAAGAACGCCGTCAGGCCCAGAGCCGCGACCACGGCAACGCTGGCGAGGTAGGTTCGTTTACGTGCCATAAGGCGCCCCCGCTATCGCTTGCTTGAAGAGCCGTTTGAACTGCTGGGCGGTCAGCGGCCATAAGCGTTCGCGGCCGATCTCCCCGGCGCGCTCGGCCCAATTGCGTGCCAACAACGGGGTGCGGGCCAGGCGCAACAGTTGCTCGCTGAGCGCTGCGACATCACCTTCGGGATAGATAGCACCGTTACCGCTGGCGACTTCCTCGGCAAACGCGCGCGCATCCGAGGTGATCGCGCCGCGCCCGCAGGCGGCGGCCCAGGACAATGCCCCGCTGGTGCCGCGCTGGCGCCCCAGCAGGCCGAGTTTTTTCGATTCGCGATACGGCAGCACCATCACATGGTGGGCCTGGATGGTACTGGCGATGTCAGCGGCCGGCAGGTTCAGCCGCCAGTCGATGCAATCGGCCAGGCCCAGGGAGGCGATCTGCGCGTTCAGCTGCTCCAGGTAGTTACCGCCCGCGCCAAACGCCATTTCCGCGGCGGTACCGCCGGCCAGGGTCAGGCGCACGCGGCCGCGCAATTCAGGGGCTTGCTCGAACACGTTTGCCAGGGCCTGCACCAGGTCTTCGATGCCTTTGCCGCGGTAGATGAAACCGAAGTACAGCAGGTGCAGAGTGTCGAGTGACGGCAGCGGCGCCGATGCAATGTCCAGGTTGGCGTGGTTGATAACCGCCACTTTGTCGGCGGTCAGTTGCATGCGTTGGCGCAGGCAGTCAGCGCCAAGGCGGGTGAGGGTTATCAGCCGGGTCAGCCCCTTGGCGACCTGGCGTTCCTCGCGCAAGGTCAGCGGATCGGCCAGCACCACAGCCGCCTGGGGCAGCGGGCCAGGCAGGCGTTCGAGCAGGTTCAGCGGAAACGGCAGATGTTCACGCCGCCACACGA
Coding sequences:
- a CDS encoding glycosyltransferase, which encodes MRIALLAPLPPEKNGIADYANHFRSALEQLGVTVLTPLAGVAGNSEAITRAIGAFDWHAVDLVHAELGGGRLAEFLALRELRKAYPRLPLTATVHDPERIVWRREHLPFPLNLLERLPGPLPQAAVVLADPLTLREERQVAKGLTRLITLTRLGADCLRQRMQLTADKVAVINHANLDIASAPLPSLDTLHLLYFGFIYRGKGIEDLVQALANVFEQAPELRGRVRLTLAGGTAAEMAFGAGGNYLEQLNAQIASLGLADCIDWRLNLPAADIASTIQAHHVMVLPYRESKKLGLLGRQRGTSGALSWAAACGRGAITSDARAFAEEVASGNGAIYPEGDVAALSEQLLRLARTPLLARNWAERAGEIGRERLWPLTAQQFKRLFKQAIAGAPYGT